The sequence ccaacctcttAACGTTTGCTATCTAAACCTTGACAAACGGACAGTAGTAATGCAATGCTAaaaagagctagctagctaacaatataATGCATTGTTTGCATCTACCTGTTTGTAAATGAAATTGTAAGTGAGTGTGTATTGGATAGGTTGATTGTCATGACACACCATCTCACAGACACTCAAATATTCTATTGTTGGCTCCAGGTGGTAAGAAATTGCACGGTAGGCAGTGATTCATAACTCCAAAGATGAGGACATCTTTACGTTGTAAAAAGCCTTGTTTATGGAGTTTTAAATCAAGGTAGTTAGGTTTGAAACTGTCATTAGCTCCTTAGCTGTCTTCAAAATGTGCTGCATATCATTTTCCCTTTCCAGAGATGACACCGACTAAGAAGACTCCAAGCGTGAAGGTGGAGGTGTCTTGCTATTGTATATTATGTCGCAAGGTCTACCTGAAAAATGTAAGATATATCTTATTATTGGTATAACCATATTTCCCAGAACAGAGCACATTTCAACTGGATTACTTGTACAGTGTTGGACAGTATTTTATAGGCGATAACAAATTATAATTGTCCATACAATATTGGCTACTGTGTCATAGATACTGTGATTTGGTTTAGCGATTCCAGGCTGAAGCCAATTGCATGCTGTTGATTGGCATTTTTCACTATTGCCATGTCTTGAGAGATGTTATTCAAGTTCAGATTTAAAAAATTATTCTCCTAACTATCCTACAGGATGCGCACAAGCACATGCAGAGCATGCTACACCACCGAGAGCTTGAGAATGTGAAGGGCAGGTGAGATTCAATTCCCAACCACACAGGTCTTTTGTGAACTGAATAACCTATCTTAATGAAGACATGTCTGTAAAAATTAGTACCACGTCCCTACAAAAAATTATGCTTTTAAGTGTAAAGACTGACTCTATTACTTGGTAGTGGTTAGTACCACACACCGTCTAATTTCCATTTTTAACCTGCATTATGTTTTAATTGTAATATCAATTGTTCTTCCTGTTGTGAGAACATTTTTCCACTCAGGGCACCATTGTGAATGAAACCTTGGTCTCAATTGGGCTGCCCCGAGTAACTAAAAGTTCATAAATAAATAATCACTATTAGAGAAATAAGCATGACAAGGACTAGAGAAATAAGCATGACCAGGACTAGAGAAATAAGCATGGCCAGGGCTAGAGAAATATGccacccctcctcttccccaggGATTGTAGGCACTGGTGCAAAGTGTGCAAAGTGTCCTCTCAGGGTTTGACTGAGTACGCCGAGCACATCTCCACCCAGTCGCACGGAGACAAGATCAAGAACCCGCCACGGAAGACTAAGCCTATGTATGTGGAACAAGACCTCGACGCAGAGCTGCTCTCCAAAGTCAGGGAAAGGAACAAAGAACTGCATAAGATGGAGTGAGTTCCATGTTTATTACATTCTCTTCATTTTAAACAACAGGAGACCTGAGAGTACTTGGTCAAATATAAATTGTTGTGCCAGTTGAACAAATGATTACAGCTTCCTTGATATAAAGCAGCTACATACACTACATTGTCTTTGTCGTACGCGGTCAGCGTGCGAAGCTGAGCACTGTTTGACTATGCTACTGATATTGCCTGGGGTTGATGCCAAATGACTTGTAGATCAATGACTGTCAACACAATTACTTGCTTAGTTCGACAATGAAGGAGAGGACACAGTTGTCACAAAAGAAGAGGTATTTTTGGAAGGTAAAAATAGAGTAATTTGAGCAACCAAAAAATTATGAACCGGTGATTCGTAATGTTTGAATCGATGTTCTGACCGATGCATGCTACATTTGGATCGCCTTGGGTCCATGCTACATTTGGATCGGTTTGGGCCCTGCGGGCCAACGCACTAATTTCTTACAAATTTGAACCAGGAACCGATGCCTTTTGTTAAATCCCTACTGGCTTCATTTTGAACGTCATTCCGTTTGTCTTCCAACATAGGAAAAAGAAAAAGAGGAAGAAAAAGAAACTAAATCTAAAAATGGAAGCGCAGCAAGACCCGGAAAAGCAGAAAGCTCCCATGCGGAAATGTCCCAAGCAGCCAAAGGGAAAAGCACTGAAATGGATACCGCAAGTAGCTAAACTAAAATTAGCTAAATCGAAAACACCAAAAAAACTTTCCAACGAGAAGAAACCCCAGCAGAAGACATCACAGCCACTCAGTGGTAAGATGGTACAAAACAAGGAGAACCGGCTAGCCTGTAAACTCAAGTCTCTGCcccccagtcagccagccacacCGCAGGGGCAGAGTGGAGCTCAGCCTCCCTGGCCAGAGTTTAGGGGACCCCCAGGTGGAACATGCCacccctatagtcaacaacacaccCAGTCCACATTGTCCCAGCCCCATCAAGTTGGCAGTGATGAAAATCCTCCAATTTCTGGCAGTACTGACATCCAGAGCCTGGGCACTAGTGTCAGAGGAAGGGGCTTCAAAGCTAGCAGGCCCAACACATTTCATAAGAACCTTAGAGGAGCCGGAGTAAATCCTGTGACGCCACCACCAGGCCAGCTGAGGTGGCCTAAAACCAGCCAGTTGGGTTATGAATTCTATGGGCAGGCACCCAAAAAGACCCAGGATATGGACTTCACTAGTGATCACATACCTCCAAAAGGAGCAATCATCTTCAGCCCAGGGGAGATACTCTCTGGTAGTACCACtgcccctgtctctacctccagCTCAGGTCCCTCTGGTCAGGGTGACGGCGACAAGGGTCGGATACGGAGCGTGGACGTCACTGTGATGCTACGTCAGGTCCGGAGAGCCCTGGGGGTGAGGGAGCCCCCAAGAGCCTCTTCCGTCACCCCGACTCTCACCACAACTCGAGGCCATTGCAGGGGGGCAGAGGTCGAGGCCGAGGAGGGCCTACCCAGAAGGACACAGAGGACCAAGCGCGGAGAGGCAGTCACACTTCCCAACTCCAGCTCCCCAGTCAGCCAGTTCAAAAGCTtaccctccaccacctcctccctgcAGTCCTCACAGGTTAGCACTACCAGATCTGTGGCTTCAAGTGAAACTTGGCCTCTCCCTGGCAACCAAGCTAAACGAAGATCAACCCGATACCCCAAGGTAGAGGAAACCAGTAACTCACAACCGACCAAGGAAGGTGAGGGATTGGCTTCAGACACATACGGTCCGGTTAGCAGCCAAACCAATCCTCAGGAAGGTTCAACTGTGCCCCGATTGAGCAACCTTCCACGACCTACCACTCTGAAGAGGGACTTGACCCGACATATCAGCAAACCCGGAGCCCACGAGCCTAACCTGAATGCAGCTCGCCGGATccggaagggagagaaggagaaggagactgGGACAGGGGCAGGGCTCAAACCCACACTGAAGAAGCTGCTCAGTTCCGCGGGGTCACAGAGGAAGGTCAACTGGAGGGAGATGTACCAGGAGGCCAACCGGAAGAAGCAGGAGAAAGTCAAAGGCATGCCCAGGTGAGGGAGGGCAGCACTTAGGACTGGTTTACTAAACCCAGGTTATGTCTTGTCTTGGACAAAAACATACTTTCAATGGATATTCTTCATTTAGAATGGATGGTTTTTAGTCCATGACCAGGAAAGCAATTAGATTATTCTGgacaactgtttttttttttttttaacaatgcCATTTAAGACTAAGATAAGATCAAACCGTCTCTTTTGACTGTTGCTCTGGGAGCATGCATCTGTGTTACTCACTACAATATTATCTAATTGGAAGGTAATGGTTTCATGTTGCAGGTTTGGCATTGAACTGGTGAACCCCCTCTCTGACCCAGAGGGCCTGGCCCTGGACGAAGACGAGGACCTCCCCCTAACAGAGGGCTTCCAATGGGAGTCTGGTTTCCCCAACGGAGCCCCGCCCCCTGCAGccctacccactccctctctcccacaggcAATGCCTGCTAGTGATGTCATCAGAGAGCAACCGTCAGAGGCTCGGACGCTGGGATCGGAGCAGCCTAGCACTGTGCTGCGGGATAGCAGGTCATCCCGAGCCCCTCAGTCTTTATGTGTGAAGACTGAACCAGAGCAGTACAGGGAGGCAGGAGTGGACAGTGAGCAGAGACAGTTGAATACAAAGAGGAAAAAGAAGCGGAAAGTGGTAAGGGGGGGAGTTATTAGACAGTCAGGCTGCTACTTTTCCTGCTTCTTTCAAGTCTATTGATGTTAACAAATGTGCCAGCTAGTGTTCACCCTTCTCTTTTCCTCAGTCTTTGTCTCAGGATAGTGACTTGTTAGACAcctctggtgtggatcagagtgcGAAAAAGCAAAAGATTAAGTCAAACAGCGGTAAGTTGTCACTTAAAATCTGTGGTACCCTCCTTCCTGAAATATGCACATATTGTTACTTCTGTGTCTACATTATAATTGGTTCTACCCCGGGTTACCATAAAGAATGAGCCCGGTATTGTTACTGGACCTATTGTAAAGTGCATGGGTAGTAATTGCATAGCTTTAGATTCTGTCCCTGTAACACCACTGAAATTAATGATTTTTCGTCATAAATTCAGCCAATTTGACGACCGTACATAGCCAAATAAGCCGGTGCACGGGGCTCAGGCACCACCCATGGCCAAATGAGCCGGTGCAGAGGGCTCAGGCACCACCCGTGGCCAAATGAGCCGGTGCACGGGGCTCAGGCACCACCCATGGCCAAATGAGCCGGTGCAGAGGGCTCAGGCACCACCCATGGCCAAATGGGCCACATTGGGAACAAGGTTCTGGGGTTTTCACCGCCAAATTTATTTGTCAGATTTCCCTCTCGGCTCGCTTGTATTGTTGTTACTCGGGTCCATTACCGGTGCCTGGGGTATGGGTAGCCATGACTACAAGCACTGCAAAGTGAGCGGAATTAGATTCATTGAACTATCTTCGCCCATGTGGAGGGTTGATCCACCGTCCCTGCAATAGCAGTTTTGGCtcagctcaaaccaagtttattcaatCCACTTAGTGCTTCAGCTGCAGACACAACATACAAGTCACACAAGCACACATTTATAACTTTCGAGTAGGCGGAGTCATCTCCTTGCATGTCTAAGACGGTCCTTCTCTGTTAGTCAGAAACACAGTAGGCTCCTATTACTGGTATTGTCAGGACCCTCATGGAAGTGTGAGAGAGGACTGTAGTCAGATTGTCTTTAGGCTGGTTCCGCAGCAACTGGCCTGCCTTATTAAGAACCGAAACTAGACTGTTGCCCTTTGCCTCCCTCCTTAGAAACATTTATATTCAATAATAGCATGTTTGAGCAGAATATTAACTTTCTGCTCTTCCCCTTTTTCTCACTAACTTTCCTTACACAAAGTTCCACTTTGCCCTTCCTTGACCCACAACATATACATTTCTTATCTAAAGTAATCGCCAAGTTCTGGTATGTTTaacatgaataagtatatttcaagCTAGAATCCAACGTTTTATAACTTTGCAATAGAGATATGTCAATGTCGGAAAAAATATTTTGCTCCATGTTCCATATCACTGTAACTCATTTCCATAGTCAGTCGGTGGGATCACAATTCTGTGAGTGCATCTCAATAGTCCGAAGTGTCTTTCTTTCCTTGTCTCCCCTCCTTTTCCTGCACTGTGAAAGAACCGGGAAGGGGAAAGACACTCCCCAGTATTGTTGAACCGGGAAGGGGAAAGACACTCCCCAGTATTGTTGAACCGGGAAGGGGAAAGACACTCCCCAGTATTGTTGAACCGGGAAGGGGAAAGACACTCCCCAGTATTGTTGAACCGGGAAGGGGAAAGACACTCCCCAGTATTGTTGAACCGGGAAGGGGAAAGACACTCCCCAGTATTGTTGAACCGGGAAGGGGAAAGACACTCCCCAGTATTGTTGAACCGGGAAGGGGAAAGACACTCCCCAGTATTGTTGAACCGGGAAGGGGAAAGACACTCCCCAGTATTGTTGAACCGGGAAGGGGAAAGACACTCCCCAGTATATTGCTTCGACATGTCCTGTGTTTTCCAGTCTTTGCTGATGAAGGTGATGAGACTGGTAAAGACCCCCACATTAGACTATTGAGATTCACACTTTGTCTGTGTGGTCGTTACATCCAGACTTACTCCATTCCCTGTTATGTAGAGAATGTCCAGGTGGACCAGCTGCTAGCTGTGTCTCTGATGGAGGAGGAGCTGAGCGGTTCCCTACAGAGCCTAGACACCTCCCTGATCCAGGCCCGCAACACCCTGCAGGTCGCCTACACAGAGGTGCAGCGCCTCCTACTAGTCAAACAGCAGGTACTACGTCCGGGATGCTCACTACATCTACCTGGGTTGTGATCAGTGGGGATGAAAGGGAAGGAAACGGATGTTCTACCTGGATTTTTATTAAGATACACATAGGAACGACCCTGAACCCGACCCTGGTATAAAGGATGAATAGATGAAGTGTGGCATCGGTTTCACTTTTGTTGTCTGTGTTGCAGGTTACCACTGAGATTAACGGTCTCCGAGCCAAGCGTATTGAGATCCTGCAGGGGATGCAAGGGGCAGTGGCAGCAGCTACGGTGCCTACCCAACAACCCTCACTCCTTCCTCTGTCCAACCTCCGTATCCCCTCCCCCACGGGGCCCACCTCTGCGGCACCCTTGTCGCCCTATCCCAATCTGACCCCGGCTTACCACTCCACCCCCTCTGCCATACCCATCCTAaaccccaccccctccacctcAGTGAGCCTGCCTGTCAAAAAAGAGCCTGCCACTCTCAACAGCCAGTCTCGCGCCACCCCCTCACGTAGTCCTGTCATTTCCTATCCCTTCGTGAACCCTCGCTCCACCACCCCTGTCCTCGTTCCCTCACCTCTACACATCCCCATACCCGCCAAACCCCCTTCCACCACAGTGACCCTACCTGCAactacaccacctgctgttgCGACACTCGGCCAGCAGAGGGTGGTGGGTAGCTCCACCTCACTGTCTACCAGCACCAAGCAGCTGAGGGGAAGGCAAAAGAAGCAGAGCAAGGAGAAGGCCACCAGGAGGACCAAGTCAAAGCAGGAAGACGTTCAAGACCAGAGTTCAACGGCCAGTTCCACCACCAGTGACTCGGAGGACTGGGAGGATCAAGAGGGGCTCACCCTCACCTCTGTCCACCTCGCACAGGGGCGGAAAGACCCTCTATTGGGGCAGGAGAACGACCGGGGTAAAGGGGGTGACGAAGGAGACAGCGACTGCTACGTCGAGACAGTCACTGTAGAGCGCCAGCCGAGATCCAACATGGACGTCGTCGCCATCGATGACTCTGACGTCGAGGAGGAGCCGGAGGCCATTGTTCCACACACCCCTGCTCCCGCACagctcccctccacccctcctgccCCACctacgtctgtgtgtgtggaggtgaacTCTAGCGGTACACAGACCGTCAGGGTTAAGGAGGACCATAAGGACATcaaactaaaggacaccagctACGGGTTAGTCTCTTTACTGTACATTTACCATAAAGGAGTAAACAATAATAAACAAGGACCTGGGTATCAATAAAAGTAATGGAAGCTAAATTGTTTGGTAATTGCTAGATCAGTGTATCCAGGCGTTATCAGAGTATCAACCCACATTGTTGCATTAGAATCCTTTTTTGAAAGCAATGCCCCCCCCTAATGTGAAATACCTGTGGTTTGTTTCCCCAGCAAAATGAAGTTACCCCCTGTAACTGTGAAAGAGAAACATAGTCCCCCAAGTGAGTTACCTGCTTCATATGTCCACTTCCACCATTTTTTGGGCTGAAATGAAAATGTGTTAATTAGTCATAAATTGGAATGTTAATGCCGCGCAGCCTGAGTGTATTATAGGTCTGTCTGTTTGTAGGCCAGTCTACACGGTGTAAGAGTTTCTGTCTGTTCCATAACTAGTGTTTGTGATATGGCTCCgtttcctggttttgaccctctatctctctcccctcagagTGTGCCGACGTGGCTGATGAGCAGGAGCCGTCTCTGGGGAGCTTCGAGGGCCACACTGGCACTGTCCATGACCTCCAGATCCATGGGGGCTTCCTGTATACATGTTCAGGGGATAACACAGCACGAGCATATTGCCTAGTGGTGCGTATATAACAGGTGTATAGGACAGGGGTCTTACACATTTTCTTGCCCAGGGACCCCCTTGCAGGGAATTAAGACCCCCCCCTGACAACCAGTGACTCAGAGACCCCCGTTATACGTTAGCAAAATTTCACATCTTGTCTTATTATCTCAGGTGATTGATAATGGCACGAAGAAGTAATCAACATTTAAAAATTAATAGATTTGGTAGATTGTTTTTCAATGTTTTGACCTACCCACATTGTAATTGCAGGAAAGTCTGAACTCTAACATGGCTTATTAGCTAGAAAGGTAACTCAAAACACATGTTTGCTAAAACAAAAGGTTTGCCATATGTAGgttcaaagtttggacacctaactcaagggtttttctttatttgtactgttttctacgttgtagaatattGGTgcgacttcaaaactatgaaataacatatggaatcatgcagtaaccaaaaaagtgttaaacaaataaatgtatttgagattcttcaaagtagccaccctttgccttgatgacagctttgaacactcttggcattctctcaaccagcttcacctggaatgcttttccaacagtcttgaaggagttcccacacatgctggctgcttttccttcactctgcggtcccaaaccatctcaaaccaactcaattgggatgaggtcgggtgattggggaggctaggtcatctgatgcagcattccatcattctccttcttgatcaaatagaccttacacagcctggagttgtgttgggtcatgtcctgttgaaaaacaaatgatagaccaactaagtgcaaaccagatgggatggcgtatcactacagaatgctgtggtcgccatgctggttaagtgtgccttaaattctaaataaatcactgacagcgtcaccagcaaagcatcctcaCACCACCTcatccatgctttacggtgggaaccacacacatgctgagattatccgttcacctactttgagtctcacaaagacatggcggttggaaccaaaaatctcaaatttggactcatcagaccaaaggacagatttccaccgattTCCAATGGACATTCTATTGTTCGcgtttcttagcccaagcaagtctcttcttattgatgtcctttagtggtggttACTTTGctgcaattcaaccatgaaggcctgattcccacagtctcctctgaatagttgatgttgagatgtctgttacttgaactctgtgaaacatttatttgggctgcaatttctgaggctggtaactctaatgaacttatcctctgcagcagaggtaactctgggtcttcctttcctgtggtggtcctcatgagagccagtttcatcatagcacttgatggtttttgcgactgcacttgaagaaactttaaaagttcttgaaaagttctggattgattgaccttcatgtcttaacctctctggggtagggggcagtattttgacatccggatgaaaagcgtgcccaaagtaaactgcctgttattcaggcccagaagctaggatatgcatataatgggTAGATTTGGATATagatgatgtctgtgagtataacagaacttacatggcaggtgaaaccccgaggacaaccCCTATTCAGCCACTATTTTCAAtagaccttttggagtgccaacagaagataatcaaaggtaaggcattttttatatcgctatttctgactttcgtgtcgcattTGCCTGGTtgaatttttttttacatggcggggtgctgtcctcagataatcgcatggtgtgctttcgccataaagcctttttgaaatctcacaCAGCAGCTGGAttagttaagctttattttgatctattacacttgtgattttatgaaagttaaatatttataattctgtagtttgaatttcgtgctctgcaatttcaacagatgttggccaggtgggacgctaccgtaggtctatcttctgtataccacctttaccttgtcacagcacaactgattggctcaaactcattaagatggaaagaaattccacaaatgaacttttaacaaggcacacctgttaattgaaatgcattccaggtgacttcctcatgaaactggttgagagaatgctaagagtgtaaaaagctgtcatcaaggcaaagggtggctactttgaagaatctcaaatacatttatttgtttaacacttttttggttactgcatgattccatatgttatttcatagttttgatgtcttctattattctacaatatacatttgatttgactaacAGGCAGGCTTACAATGCTGAGATACTGTATTTTTGTCCCTGGGGTGTTCAGAGCAAAGCGTGCCAAGCTGTGTTTGAGGGCCACACCAACAAGATCAACTGCCTGCTGGTGTCATCTCTGCCCGGCCTGCCAGCACGTCTCTACACCGGCTCCAGTGACCTCACCATCCGCTGCTTCAGCATCAAGGTACCACGCCCCTTTCatcacacagtgccttcagaaagtattcacaccccttgaccttttccacattttgttgtgttacagcctgaatttgaaattGATTAGGTTTAGATATTTTCTGTCGCTGGCCTatccacaataccccataatgatatcacaataccccataatgtcaaagtggaataatctTTTTAGAtacttttttttaaccatttaataaaaaatgaaagctgaaatgttttgactcgcactgtgtgcaataatagtgttttttATTTGACAACATCATCTCCTCACCCATACGCATACAATTATCagtcgaacagtgaatttcaaacaaagattcaaccacaaagaccagggaagttttccaatgactcgcaaagaagggcacctattggtagatgggtagaaCATTTTAAAAGCAGacgttgaatatccctttgagcatggtgaactttttaattacactttgggtggtgtatcaataAACATACagtcgtccttcctaactcagttgccggagaggaaggaaactgctcatgATTTCACCAAGAGGCCATTGGTGACTTTAAAACTTTTAGAGCGTTTAATGGCTGCAATAGGTAgttgactggtcgattgtttggtcgataggctgttggttgaccgagatttctttagtcgagcagtcgcaatgtttattttttatgttgtatataatataatataataataatatatgccatttagcagacgcttttatccaaagcgacttacagtcatgtgtgcatacattctacgtatgggtggtcccgggaatcgaacccactaccctggcgttacaagcgccatgctctaccaactgagctacagaaggaccaccagctacagaaggaccaccacttATACCATGTTGTATAAGACGTCTGATTCGCGcctcctgtctcagtggactagtccattgtggAGGCCACAGGGATGGCATAGTTCATCACTAAGACAGGTTGTACTAAAATTGTATGCGAGTTATATTATGTAAAAAATAATGTTGCCAcacaaatgaaatcaaatgtgcTTTCTCCCGTGTTGGATATGTTCTCTGTCCGCGGTTCTGAAACATGATCTTCAGTGCCCTGAATTGGCACCTTTccctatgttgctatgtgcataatagcaaatGGTTTATTGtacatgtatttaactaggcaagtcagttaacccctctgggatatgtgggacactAGCGTATCCAAAAAAGGCCTTTTAAAATTGTTACGGCAGACTGATATTACTTATTTATTTAGTGTTTACTCTTTTCCAAACAGACAAAGGTATATTGTAATTTAACAGCACCAGTTTGTCACACTTAATATGCACACAACTCTTATAGCCTATAGCCTCCTTGttcttactattattattattattattatgatgatctTTGTAATAAGTCATGCCGTTATCGTTAGAAGgcttagtatagcagccttgtataaccaccatCGAGCTGTAGGTCTCAGAGAGCATCCTGTTTAGTCTTTAATACCGTAACTTACTTAGGCCTATTTCAATATATAGGCTACTGGATCATTTGTTAATTCCATCACACAGCATACGAGACATTCACGTTTTGAAATACAGTTAAGCATTTTTAGTTTAAAAATTCAATAACCAAAGGGAGCGTTGAATAATTAGCCTAAACAAAAGTAAAACTTAATTCACTAATCCATGCACCTGTTTTTAGtctgctgtaataaaggctttatatATTATAAACATGTTTTTATGACTCTCTTGTACACTTagtgtttacactgttccaaattGTCAGAAGAAATAATATTGTAATTTAACAACAACAGCTTGGGACACTACTCACACAACGCCTGTTTCCTATACCCTCCTTATCATTCATCTCCAGTCATTTCCACAACCAAGTCAAATATCTCCCACAGATCTGACTTCCCTTTTTTTTCCCTGAGCAACCAGTTAACATTCTCCCGTTTTCAAGTGTTTTTTTCACGTCCTctgcatccattttgctgtcACATGTTTGTTTTTTGGGTGTTTGTTTATCGATGTGAtaatgatatgctataggtcaggccttattggtcacatgcatgcCATGCGTATTTGTTTCACGTAGAGAGAGCAAGGTTTGagggaatgtttttcctaaacaaattAGGGATTATGGTAACAACTTTTCATTCAGAAACAAGTAAGAAACTAAATGGCTGAAATTGTTGCAGCTTCAGCACAGAGAGCAATTAACACTTGTTGTGGTGCCTTCACTGCAGTAGGAAGGAGAGCGAGACAACGTGCGCCAGTCACACAGGCACTCGCTATAAATTGGTTTTATTCAAACACATACGGTGTCTGTCTATACGCCTGAAGGTATCACCTACCCTctccctactgtatatctctggtcCTCATCTTCCTATACATCACCTCCCTTctccctactgtatatctctggtcCTCATCTTCCTATACATCACCTCCCTTctccctactgtatatctctggtcCTCATCTTCCTATAcatcacctcccctctccctactgtatatctctggtcCTCATCTTCCTATAcatcacctcccctctccctactgtatatctctggtcCTCATCTTCCTATAcatcacctcccctctccctactgtatatctctggtcctcatcttcctcctttcCCTTTTCAGTCAAAGAAGTGCCTTGAGCAGATCTCTCTGTCCGACCGGGTGCTGTGTCTGCACATTCACTGGAACATCCTGTACGTAGGCCTGGCAAATGGATCTGTGGTCAGCTTTGAGGTCAAGGTGAGTGTGTCTAAGCCTGGAGTCCAGGTCCTGAAATCATAAAGCATCTCTAGAGTAGgtgtgctgatctgggatcaggtcccCCTTACCCATATGATTTTATTCTCTCCATTACGATCAAAAAGGCACAACCGATCCTAGATCGGCACTCCTTCTCTGAGACTCTTTGATTGGTCCACTATTCAACATGGTAGTTCCTAGTTATAGCTTGGATCAGAATATGATCCAAACAGTTGTTCTCTTCCTCTt is a genomic window of Oncorhynchus gorbuscha isolate QuinsamMale2020 ecotype Even-year linkage group LG12, OgorEven_v1.0, whole genome shotgun sequence containing:
- the znf106b gene encoding zinc finger protein 106 isoform X2, with product MTPTKKTPSVKVEVSCYCILCRKVYLKNDAHKHMQSMLHHRELENVKGRHWCKVCKVSSQGLTEYAEHISTQSHGDKIKNPPRKTKPMYVEQDLDAELLSKVRERNKELHKMEKKKKRKKKKLNLKMEAQQDPEKQKAPMRKCPKQPKGKALKWIPQVAKLKLAKSKTPKKLSNEKKPQQKTSQPLSGKMVQNKENRLACKLKSLPPSQPATPQGQSGAQPPWPEFRGPPGGTCHPYSQQHTQSTLSQPHQVGSDENPPISGSTDIQSLGTSVRGRGFKASRPNTFHKNLRGAGVNPVTPPPGQLRWPKTSQLGYEFYGQAPKKTQDMDFTSDHIPPKGAIIFSPGEILSGSTTAPVSTSSSGPSGQGDGDKGRIRSVDVTVMLRQVRRALGVREPPRASSVTPTLTTTRGHCRGAEVEAEEGLPRRTQRTKRGEAVTLPNSSSPVSQFKSLPSTTSSLQSSQVSTTRSVASSETWPLPGNQAKRRSTRYPKVEETSNSQPTKEGEGLASDTYGPVSSQTNPQEGSTVPRLSNLPRPTTLKRDLTRHISKPGAHEPNLNAARRIRKGEKEKETGTGAGLKPTLKKLLSSAGSQRKVNWREMYQEANRKKQEKVKGMPRFGIELVNPLSDPEGLALDEDEDLPLTEGFQWESGFPNGAPPPAALPTPSLPQAMPASDVIREQPSEARTLGSEQPSTVLRDSRSSRAPQSLCVKTEPEQYREAGVDSEQRQLNTKRKKKRKVSLSQDSDLLDTSGVDQSAKKQKIKSNSENVQVDQLLAVSLMEEELSGSLQSLDTSLIQARNTLQVAYTEVQRLLLVKQQVTTEINGLRAKRIEILQGMQGAVAAATVPTQQPSLLPLSNLRIPSPTGPTSAAPLSPYPNLTPAYHSTPSAIPILNPTPSTSVSLPVKKEPATLNSQSRATPSRSPVISYPFVNPRSTTPVLVPSPLHIPIPAKPPSTTVTLPATTPPAVATLGQQRVVGSSTSLSTSTKQLRGRQKKQSKEKATRRTKSKQEDVQDQSSTASSTTSDSEDWEDQEGLTLTSVHLAQGRKDPLLGQENDRGKGGDEGDSDCYVETVTVERQPRSNMDVVAIDDSDVEEEPEAIVPHTPAPAQLPSTPPAPPTSVCVEVNSSGTQTVRVKEDHKDIKLKDTSYGKMKLPPVTVKEKHSPPKCADVADEQEPSLGSFEGHTGTVHDLQIHGGFLYTCSGDNTARAYCLVSKACQAVFEGHTNKINCLLVSSLPGLPARLYTGSSDLTIRCFSIKSKKCLEQISLSDRVLCLHIHWNILYVGLANGSVVSFEVKTQRQLDVFECHGPRGVSCLGTSQEGARRVLLVGSYDSTISVRDAKSGLLLRSLQGHTKTVLCMKVVNDLVFSGSSDTSVHAHNIHTGELVRIYKGHSHAVTALAILGKVMVTACLDKLVRVYELQSHDRLQVYGGHHDMVMCMAIHKSVIYTGCYDGTVQAVKLNLMQNYRCWWHSCSLIFGMGEHLLQHLLTDHSNRHLQTFRCRWRNCDAAFATQDSSHLDLPSHMQTHVEMDSKLKT